From Ochotona princeps isolate mOchPri1 chromosome X, mOchPri1.hap1, whole genome shotgun sequence, one genomic window encodes:
- the EOLA2 gene encoding protein EOLA2, whose protein sequence is MKFGCLSFRQPYAGFVLNGVKTVETRWRPLLSGHRNRTIAVHIAHRDWEDVAWQELLVERLGMTPAQIQALLQEGERFGRGVVAGLVDIGETWQCPEDLAPQEVVELESQALLTNLQQKYLTAISNPRWLLRPVPWPGGKDVFQVDLPEHLIPPGHKA, encoded by the exons ATGAAGTTTGGCTGCCTCTCCTTCCGACAGCCTTATGCGGGCTTTGTGTTAAACGGAGTCAAGACTGTGGAGACGCGGTGGCGTCCTCTGCTTAGCGGCCACCGGAACCGTACCATCGCCGTCCACATCGCCCACCGGGACTGGGAAGACGTGGCCTGGCAGGAACTGCTGGTGGAAAGACTCGGGATGACTCCCGCCCAGATCCAGGCCTTGCTTCAGGAAGGAGAGAGGTTCGGCCGGGGAGTGGTAGCCG GGCTCGTTGACATTGGGGAGACATGGCAGTGCCCCGAGGACTTGGCTCCTCAGGAGGTTGTGGAACTGGAAAGCCAGGCTCTCCTGACCAACCTCCAGCAGAAGTACCTGACAGCCATCTCCAACCCCAGGTGGCTGCTGCGGCCCGTCCCTTGGCCAGGAGGGAAGGATGTGTTCCAGGTGGACCTCCCGGAGCACCTGATCCCTCCGGGACACAAGGCGTGA